One genomic window of Meleagris gallopavo isolate NT-WF06-2002-E0010 breed Aviagen turkey brand Nicholas breeding stock chromosome 22, Turkey_5.1, whole genome shotgun sequence includes the following:
- the ZNF335 gene encoding zinc finger protein 335 isoform X4, which produces MVSESPQVLVHSSVISDGATVVSDSTASTSSDLGSAIDKIIESTIGPDIIQSCIAVTSAEDGGAETTQYLILQGPDDGAPIVSQMSTSALANSLAIEAIADGPTSTCLDQPGPSEQSEVLELPAQPDQVREADGGEEMDQPDLETLEEMMEVVVVQQFKCKMCQYKSVSKKTLINHMKERHFQPAGSALTFKKGRPRKGGSAPKSAEEEVAEEEEDDDIMDAGAIDDPEEDSDYNPAEDEPRGRQPKNNRTVPTSSEERPRRRPGRPRKFPRLGDAPPDVPEGEEVEPLVTSQSTPSCELQNSEAASSSGLENGTGESLAEPSISQSDSENKDPSSNTGPEEADVVPRRRGRPSRRFLGKKYRKYMGRRYYYKSPKPLMRPYLCRICGSRFLTHEDLRFHVNSHEANDPQLFKCLQCSYRSRRWSSLKEHMFNHVGSKPYKCEECNYTSVYKKDVIRHSTVHSRDRKKRADPPPKLNSFPCPVCNRIYPMQKRLTQHMKTHSTEKPHMCDKCGKSFKKRYTFKMHLLTHIQAIANRRFKCEFCDYVCEDKKVLLNHQLSHMSDKPYKCSFCKYSTFREDFLVSHMAVKHTGGKPFACEFCHFTTKHKKNLRLHVHCRHADSFEEWAQRHPEEPPCRRRPFFTLQQIEELKQQHRQVQASAEPEANPPLSVLQAPLGPVTYQAVQAVPGSEPPILSQDSLEGATIIYEQGVDGSAELATQTALDLLLNMSTQRELAAGSLQVAVVKPDDSGEVPASCEPQAQEEGAELDSSEQQQKLVTLHMADRGETLVREAYEEAALGGSELQQITIPFGGTTEYSIITPISEEIQAPGTLYSEEEGSAETSHAVVVSEAVMTEVLKDHNNHYIMSSSVPANQFQHMEPLNGDAAFPLPTEGQEAQPTGVKWPLVQCVTQQLQKDSNLSPTSEGQEVTSPKVKWPALQGIAKKLSCKVSAAKKLSCKISTAKKFSCKICTAMFTGRAEMESHKRAHIGPSTFKCPDCPFTAALWPEVRSHMVQHASLRPHKCTHCSFASKNKKDLRRHMLTHTNEKPFACQICGQRFNRNGHLKFHMQRLHSSKGKKPEAPAAAAQQTIILNSDEDTLATLQTALQSGQAVLAPERLQQALGQEHIIVAQEQSITSQEEAAYIQEITTADGQTVQHLVTSDNQVQYIIAQDGVQHLLPHEYVVVPEGHHIQVQDGQITHIQYEQGSQFLQEPQIQYMPVSPEQQLVTQAQLEAAAHSAVSADGLWEEIFAEPHIVTDASSLQQWLMLPWLRHRACSPRRQRLSRSSSCSRESTTMSSRWQISTGDRPG; this is translated from the exons ATGGTGTCGGAGTCCCCGCAGGTCCTGGTCCACTCCAGTGTCATCAGCGACGGAGCCACGGTTGTGTCAGACTCCACCGCATCCACCTCCTCGGACCTGGGTTCTGCCATAGACAAAATCATTGAGTCCACCATTGGGCCGGACATTATCCAGA GCTGCATAGCTGTGACCAGTGCTGAAGATGGGGGAGCAGAGACTACTCAGTACCTCATTCTACAAGGGCCCGATGATG GTGCCCCCATTGTGTCCCAGATGTCCACTTCTGCTCTGGCCAATAGCTTGGCAATAGAAGCTATTGCTGATGGGCCGACCTCCACGTGCCTTGACCAGCCAGGCCCTTCGGAGCAGTCAGAAGTGCTGGAACTGCCTGCACAGCCAGACCAGGTTCGGGAGGCAGACGGTGGGGAGGAGATGGACCAGCCGGACTTGGAGACCCTGGAGGAGATGATGGAAGTGGTGGTGGTGCAGCAGTTCAAGTGCAAGATGTGTCAGTACAAGAGCGTCTCCAAGAAAACATTGATCAACCACATGAAAGAGCGACATTTCCAGCCAG CGGGTTCAGCTTTGACTTTTAAGAAAGGACGTCCACGAAAGGGGGGTTCTGCTCCAAAGTCTGCAGAAGAAGAGGttgcagaggaagaagaagatgaTGATATTATGGATGCTGGTGCTATCGATGACCCTGAAG AGGACAGTGACTATAATCCAGCTGAGGATGAGCCCCGTGGACGACAGCCCAAGAACAACCGCACAGTCCCTACATCCAGCGAGGAGAGGCCACGGAGACGCCCAGGGAGGCCCCGCAAGTTTCCTCGCCTGGGGGACGCGCCCCCGGACGTGCCTGAAG GAGAGGAGGTGGAGCCCCTGGTGACGTCCCAGAGCACACccagctgtgagctgcagaaTTCGGAAGCAGCCAGTTCCTCTGGCCTGGAGAACGGGACCGGCGAGAGCTTGGCAGAGCCCAGCATCAGCCAGTCTGACTCTGAGAATAAGGACCCTTCCTCCAACACTGGCCCTGAGGAAGCAGATGTCGTCCCCAGGAGGCGAGGCCGGCCCTCCCGCCGCTTCCTGGGCAAAAAATACCGCAAGTACATGGGGCGCAG GTATTACTACAAGTCACCCAAGCCCTTGATGAGGCCGTACCTGTGTCGGATCTGCGGCTCGCGTTTCCTCACGCATGAAGATCTGCGTTTCCACGTCAACTCACACGAGGCCAATGACCCACAGCTCTTCAAGTGTCTCCAGTGCAGCTACCGCTCCCGACGCTGGTCCTCCCTCAAG GAACACATGTTCAACCACGTAGGCAGCAAGCCCTACAAGTGCGAGGAGTGCAATTACACCAGTGTGTACAAGAAGGACGTCATCCGACACTCCACAGTGCACAGTCGGGACAG gaaaaaaagggctGATCCG CCCCCAAAGCTGAACTCCTTCCCATGCCCCGTGTGCAATCGTATCTACCCCATGCAGAAGAGGCTTACTCAGCACATGAagacacacagcacagagaagcCGCACATGTGTGACAAG tgtgggAAGTCCTTTAAGAAGCGTTACACATTCAAGATGCACCTGCTGACACATATCCAGGCCATTGCTAACCGCAG GTTCAAATGTGAGTTCTGTGACTACGTCTGCGAGGACAAAAAGGTCCTGCTGAACCACCAGCTGTCACATATGAGCGACAAGCCCTACAAGTGCAGCTTCTGCAAGTATTCCACCTTCCGGGAGGACTTCCTGGTCTCACACATGGCCGTCAAGCACACGG GAGGGAAGCCCTTTGCCTGTGAGTTCTGTCACTTCACCACCAAGCACAAGAAGAACCTGCGCCTCCACGTGCACTGCCGCCATGCCGACTCCTTTGAGGAGTGGGCACAGAGGCACCCCGAGGAGCCGCCCTGCCGCCGCCGCCCCTTCTTCACCCTGCAGCAGATCGAggagctgaagcagcagcaccgCCAAGTGCAGGCATCGGCTGAGCCGGAGGCCAACCCGCCA ctctctgtcttacagGCCCCTCTCGGCCCTGTCACCTACCAGGCGGTGCAGGCAGTGCCCGGGTCGGAGCCTCCCATCCTTTCGCAGGATTCTCTGGAGGGGGCCACAATTATCTATGAACAAG GTGTGGATGGATCGGCAGAACTGGCCACGCAGACCGCCCTGGATCTTTTGCTGAACATGAGTACTCAGCGAGAGCTTGCTGCAGGCTCCCTACAG GTGGCAGTAGTGAAACCAGATGATTCAGGAGAGGTGCCGGCCTCTTGTGAACCACAGGCACAGGAGGAAGGGGCGGAGTTGGAttcctctgagcagcagcagaagttggTAACGCTGCACATGGCAGACCGTGGGGAGACGTTGGTGCGGGAGGCTTACGAGGAGGCAGCGCTGGGTggctcagagctgcagcagatcACTATTCCCTTTGGTGGGACAACGGAGTACAGCATCATTACACCCATCAGCGAGGAGATTCAGGCTCCGGGCACGCTTTACAG TGAGGAGGAGGGCTCTGCAGAGACTTCACATGCAGTCGTGGTGAGCGAAGCTGTGATGACAGAGGTTCTGAAGGACCATAACAATCACTACATCATGTCATCCAGCGTCCCAGCGAATCAGTTCCAACACATGGAG CCCCTCAATGGAGATGCTGCCTTCCCTTTGCCGACAGAGGGCCAGGAGGCACAGCCAACTGGTGTCAAGTGGCCTCTGGTGCAGTGTGTTacccagcagctccagaagGACTCAAATTTGTCCCCCACCTCTGAAGGGCAAGAAGTCACATCCCCCAAGGTCAAATGGCCTGCACTCCAAGGCATAGCCAAGAAGCTCTCGTGCAAGGTTTCTGCAGCCAAGAAGCTCTCATGCAAGATTTCCACAGCCAAAAAATTTTCCTGCAAGATTTGCACAGCCATGTTTACAGGGAGAGCAGAAATGGAGAGTCACAAGAGAGCCCACATTGGGCCCAGCACCTTCAAGTGTCCTGACTGTCCGTTCACTGCAGCCCTCTGGCCGGAGGTTCGG AGCCACATGGTCCAGCATGCCAGCCTTCGGCCACACAAGTGCACCCACTGCAGCTTTGCCTCCAAGAACAAGAAGGACCTGCGCAGACACATGCTAACACACACCAATGAGAAGCCCTTTGCCTGCCAGATTTGTGGGCAAAG GTTCAACCGCAATGGACACCTCAAGTTCCACATGCAGCGTTTGCACAGCTCAAAGGGGAAGAAGCCAGAggcacctgcagctgctgcccagcagaCCATCATACTGAACAGTGATGAGGACACACTGGCCACCCTGCAGA CGGCTCTGCAGTCcgggcaggcagtgctggcccCTGAGCGGCTGCAGCAGGCACTGGGACAGGAGCACATCATTGTTGCTCAGGAACAGAGCATCACGAGCCAG GAGGAGGCAGCGTACATCCAGGAGATCACGACTGCCGATGGACAGACAGTACAGCACTTAGTGACATCCGACAACCAG GTTCAATACATCATTGCCCAGGATGGCGTACAGCACTTGCTTCCCCACGAGTACGTTGTTGTCCCAGAAGGACATCACATCCAG GTTCAGGATGGTCAGATCACTCACATTCAGTATGAACAAGGTAGCCAGTTTCTCCAGGAGCCACAG ATCCAGTACATGCCTGTCTCACCTGAGCAGCAGCTTGTCACCCAGGctcagctggaagcagctgcacaCTCAGCAGTCTCAG CTGACGGTCTGTGGGAGGAGATCTTCGCTGAGCCCCACATCGTCACTGATGCCTCTTCTCTGCAGCAGTGGCTGATGCTGCCATGGCTCAGGCACAGAGCGTGTTCACCACGGAGGCAACGGCTGAGCAGATCCAGCAGTTGCAGCAGGGAATCCACTACGATGTCATCACGCTGGCAGATTAGCACTGGTGACAGGCCTGGCTGA
- the ZNF335 gene encoding zinc finger protein 335 isoform X1, with protein sequence MVSESPQVLVHSSVISDGATVVSDSTASTSSDLGSAIDKIIESTIGPDIIQSCIAVTSAEDGGAETTQYLILQGPDDGAPIVSQMSTSALANSLAIEAIADGPTSTCLDQPGPSEQSEVLELPAQPDQVREADGGEEMDQPDLETLEEMMEVVVVQQFKCKMCQYKSVSKKTLINHMKERHFQPAGSALTFKKGRPRKGGSAPKSAEEEVAEEEEDDDIMDAGAIDDPEEDSDYNPAEDEPRGRQPKNNRTVPTSSEERPRRRPGRPRKFPRLGDAPPDVPEGEEVEPLVTSQSTPSCELQNSEAASSSGLENGTGESLAEPSISQSDSENKDPSSNTGPEEADVVPRRRGRPSRRFLGKKYRKYMGRRYYYKSPKPLMRPYLCRICGSRFLTHEDLRFHVNSHEANDPQLFKCLQCSYRSRRWSSLKEHMFNHVGSKPYKCEECNYTSVYKKDVIRHSTVHSRDRKKRADPPPKLNSFPCPVCNRIYPMQKRLTQHMKTHSTEKPHMCDKCGKSFKKRYTFKMHLLTHIQAIANRRFKCEFCDYVCEDKKVLLNHQLSHMSDKPYKCSFCKYSTFREDFLVSHMAVKHTGGKPFACEFCHFTTKHKKNLRLHVHCRHADSFEEWAQRHPEEPPCRRRPFFTLQQIEELKQQHRQVQASAEPEANPPLSVLQAPLGPVTYQAVQAVPGSEPPILSQDSLEGATIIYEQGVDGSAELATQTALDLLLNMSTQRELAAGSLQVAVVKPDDSGEVPASCEPQAQEEGAELDSSEQQQKLVTLHMADRGETLVREAYEEAALGGSELQQITIPFGGTTEYSIITPISEEIQAPGTLYSEEEGSAETSHAVVVSEAVMTEVLKDHNNHYIMSSSVPANQFQHMEPLNGDAAFPLPTEGQEAQPTGVKWPLVQCVTQQLQKDSNLSPTSEGQEVTSPKVKWPALQGIAKKLSCKVSAAKKLSCKISTAKKFSCKICTAMFTGRAEMESHKRAHIGPSTFKCPDCPFTAALWPEVRSHMVQHASLRPHKCTHCSFASKNKKDLRRHMLTHTNEKPFACQICGQRFNRNGHLKFHMQRLHSSKGKKPEAPAAAAQQTIILNSDEDTLATLQTALQSGQAVLAPERLQQALGQEHIIVAQEQSITSQHPALAGLQEEAAYIQEITTADGQTVQHLVTSDNQVQYIIAQDGVQHLLPHEYVVVPEGHHIQVQDGQITHIQYEQGSQFLQEPQIQYMPVSPEQQLVTQAQLEAAAHSAVSADGLWEEIFAEPHIVTDASSLQQWLMLPWLRHRACSPRRQRLSRSSSCSRESTTMSSRWQISTGDRPG encoded by the exons ATGGTGTCGGAGTCCCCGCAGGTCCTGGTCCACTCCAGTGTCATCAGCGACGGAGCCACGGTTGTGTCAGACTCCACCGCATCCACCTCCTCGGACCTGGGTTCTGCCATAGACAAAATCATTGAGTCCACCATTGGGCCGGACATTATCCAGA GCTGCATAGCTGTGACCAGTGCTGAAGATGGGGGAGCAGAGACTACTCAGTACCTCATTCTACAAGGGCCCGATGATG GTGCCCCCATTGTGTCCCAGATGTCCACTTCTGCTCTGGCCAATAGCTTGGCAATAGAAGCTATTGCTGATGGGCCGACCTCCACGTGCCTTGACCAGCCAGGCCCTTCGGAGCAGTCAGAAGTGCTGGAACTGCCTGCACAGCCAGACCAGGTTCGGGAGGCAGACGGTGGGGAGGAGATGGACCAGCCGGACTTGGAGACCCTGGAGGAGATGATGGAAGTGGTGGTGGTGCAGCAGTTCAAGTGCAAGATGTGTCAGTACAAGAGCGTCTCCAAGAAAACATTGATCAACCACATGAAAGAGCGACATTTCCAGCCAG CGGGTTCAGCTTTGACTTTTAAGAAAGGACGTCCACGAAAGGGGGGTTCTGCTCCAAAGTCTGCAGAAGAAGAGGttgcagaggaagaagaagatgaTGATATTATGGATGCTGGTGCTATCGATGACCCTGAAG AGGACAGTGACTATAATCCAGCTGAGGATGAGCCCCGTGGACGACAGCCCAAGAACAACCGCACAGTCCCTACATCCAGCGAGGAGAGGCCACGGAGACGCCCAGGGAGGCCCCGCAAGTTTCCTCGCCTGGGGGACGCGCCCCCGGACGTGCCTGAAG GAGAGGAGGTGGAGCCCCTGGTGACGTCCCAGAGCACACccagctgtgagctgcagaaTTCGGAAGCAGCCAGTTCCTCTGGCCTGGAGAACGGGACCGGCGAGAGCTTGGCAGAGCCCAGCATCAGCCAGTCTGACTCTGAGAATAAGGACCCTTCCTCCAACACTGGCCCTGAGGAAGCAGATGTCGTCCCCAGGAGGCGAGGCCGGCCCTCCCGCCGCTTCCTGGGCAAAAAATACCGCAAGTACATGGGGCGCAG GTATTACTACAAGTCACCCAAGCCCTTGATGAGGCCGTACCTGTGTCGGATCTGCGGCTCGCGTTTCCTCACGCATGAAGATCTGCGTTTCCACGTCAACTCACACGAGGCCAATGACCCACAGCTCTTCAAGTGTCTCCAGTGCAGCTACCGCTCCCGACGCTGGTCCTCCCTCAAG GAACACATGTTCAACCACGTAGGCAGCAAGCCCTACAAGTGCGAGGAGTGCAATTACACCAGTGTGTACAAGAAGGACGTCATCCGACACTCCACAGTGCACAGTCGGGACAG gaaaaaaagggctGATCCG CCCCCAAAGCTGAACTCCTTCCCATGCCCCGTGTGCAATCGTATCTACCCCATGCAGAAGAGGCTTACTCAGCACATGAagacacacagcacagagaagcCGCACATGTGTGACAAG tgtgggAAGTCCTTTAAGAAGCGTTACACATTCAAGATGCACCTGCTGACACATATCCAGGCCATTGCTAACCGCAG GTTCAAATGTGAGTTCTGTGACTACGTCTGCGAGGACAAAAAGGTCCTGCTGAACCACCAGCTGTCACATATGAGCGACAAGCCCTACAAGTGCAGCTTCTGCAAGTATTCCACCTTCCGGGAGGACTTCCTGGTCTCACACATGGCCGTCAAGCACACGG GAGGGAAGCCCTTTGCCTGTGAGTTCTGTCACTTCACCACCAAGCACAAGAAGAACCTGCGCCTCCACGTGCACTGCCGCCATGCCGACTCCTTTGAGGAGTGGGCACAGAGGCACCCCGAGGAGCCGCCCTGCCGCCGCCGCCCCTTCTTCACCCTGCAGCAGATCGAggagctgaagcagcagcaccgCCAAGTGCAGGCATCGGCTGAGCCGGAGGCCAACCCGCCA ctctctgtcttacagGCCCCTCTCGGCCCTGTCACCTACCAGGCGGTGCAGGCAGTGCCCGGGTCGGAGCCTCCCATCCTTTCGCAGGATTCTCTGGAGGGGGCCACAATTATCTATGAACAAG GTGTGGATGGATCGGCAGAACTGGCCACGCAGACCGCCCTGGATCTTTTGCTGAACATGAGTACTCAGCGAGAGCTTGCTGCAGGCTCCCTACAG GTGGCAGTAGTGAAACCAGATGATTCAGGAGAGGTGCCGGCCTCTTGTGAACCACAGGCACAGGAGGAAGGGGCGGAGTTGGAttcctctgagcagcagcagaagttggTAACGCTGCACATGGCAGACCGTGGGGAGACGTTGGTGCGGGAGGCTTACGAGGAGGCAGCGCTGGGTggctcagagctgcagcagatcACTATTCCCTTTGGTGGGACAACGGAGTACAGCATCATTACACCCATCAGCGAGGAGATTCAGGCTCCGGGCACGCTTTACAG TGAGGAGGAGGGCTCTGCAGAGACTTCACATGCAGTCGTGGTGAGCGAAGCTGTGATGACAGAGGTTCTGAAGGACCATAACAATCACTACATCATGTCATCCAGCGTCCCAGCGAATCAGTTCCAACACATGGAG CCCCTCAATGGAGATGCTGCCTTCCCTTTGCCGACAGAGGGCCAGGAGGCACAGCCAACTGGTGTCAAGTGGCCTCTGGTGCAGTGTGTTacccagcagctccagaagGACTCAAATTTGTCCCCCACCTCTGAAGGGCAAGAAGTCACATCCCCCAAGGTCAAATGGCCTGCACTCCAAGGCATAGCCAAGAAGCTCTCGTGCAAGGTTTCTGCAGCCAAGAAGCTCTCATGCAAGATTTCCACAGCCAAAAAATTTTCCTGCAAGATTTGCACAGCCATGTTTACAGGGAGAGCAGAAATGGAGAGTCACAAGAGAGCCCACATTGGGCCCAGCACCTTCAAGTGTCCTGACTGTCCGTTCACTGCAGCCCTCTGGCCGGAGGTTCGG AGCCACATGGTCCAGCATGCCAGCCTTCGGCCACACAAGTGCACCCACTGCAGCTTTGCCTCCAAGAACAAGAAGGACCTGCGCAGACACATGCTAACACACACCAATGAGAAGCCCTTTGCCTGCCAGATTTGTGGGCAAAG GTTCAACCGCAATGGACACCTCAAGTTCCACATGCAGCGTTTGCACAGCTCAAAGGGGAAGAAGCCAGAggcacctgcagctgctgcccagcagaCCATCATACTGAACAGTGATGAGGACACACTGGCCACCCTGCAGA CGGCTCTGCAGTCcgggcaggcagtgctggcccCTGAGCGGCTGCAGCAGGCACTGGGACAGGAGCACATCATTGTTGCTCAGGAACAGAGCATCACGAGCCAG CACCCGGCTCTCGCTGGCTTGCAGGAGGAGGCAGCGTACATCCAGGAGATCACGACTGCCGATGGACAGACAGTACAGCACTTAGTGACATCCGACAACCAG GTTCAATACATCATTGCCCAGGATGGCGTACAGCACTTGCTTCCCCACGAGTACGTTGTTGTCCCAGAAGGACATCACATCCAG GTTCAGGATGGTCAGATCACTCACATTCAGTATGAACAAGGTAGCCAGTTTCTCCAGGAGCCACAG ATCCAGTACATGCCTGTCTCACCTGAGCAGCAGCTTGTCACCCAGGctcagctggaagcagctgcacaCTCAGCAGTCTCAG CTGACGGTCTGTGGGAGGAGATCTTCGCTGAGCCCCACATCGTCACTGATGCCTCTTCTCTGCAGCAGTGGCTGATGCTGCCATGGCTCAGGCACAGAGCGTGTTCACCACGGAGGCAACGGCTGAGCAGATCCAGCAGTTGCAGCAGGGAATCCACTACGATGTCATCACGCTGGCAGATTAGCACTGGTGACAGGCCTGGCTGA